In Natranaeroarchaeum aerophilus, a single genomic region encodes these proteins:
- a CDS encoding 5-methyltetrahydropteroyltriglutamate--homocysteine methyltransferase, protein MTELVATSPGLYPLPDWAKDELGDLKGHQKHDLISGDEGEEIVDVYERARAEVVDVQESAGLDRIVEGQLRWDDMLAHPLAVHDNVDTQGIVRYYDNNNFYRDPVVQGELNFDGDIAAELEATAELTDAPLQAVLPGPYSLADLATDDHYGDDAEFLGAIAEFLAGEADAFPDVETLFLLEPSLTENAPDEGEDERASEAIDAVANAIDADVVVNTYWGALEEKVHAHLLDADIDAVGYDFVANKEENLYNINEYGTKDEIALGLVDGQNTLVEEPETIRERVQWVDDQTPSAEFEKAYLTTNTELFYLPVNKFEAKLEALAAAATTEVEA, encoded by the coding sequence ATGACAGAACTCGTAGCCACGTCCCCCGGTCTGTATCCGCTCCCTGACTGGGCAAAGGACGAACTCGGCGACCTGAAAGGCCACCAGAAACACGACCTCATCAGCGGTGATGAGGGCGAAGAGATCGTCGACGTGTACGAGCGCGCCCGCGCCGAAGTCGTCGACGTCCAGGAGTCGGCCGGACTCGACCGGATCGTCGAGGGACAGCTTCGCTGGGACGATATGCTTGCACACCCCCTGGCAGTCCACGACAACGTCGACACGCAGGGGATCGTCCGCTACTACGACAACAACAACTTCTATCGCGATCCGGTCGTTCAGGGCGAGTTGAACTTCGATGGCGACATCGCCGCCGAACTGGAGGCGACCGCCGAGCTGACCGACGCGCCGCTGCAGGCCGTCCTGCCGGGTCCGTACTCGCTCGCGGATCTCGCCACCGACGACCACTACGGCGACGACGCAGAATTCCTCGGCGCTATCGCGGAGTTCCTCGCAGGTGAGGCCGACGCCTTCCCGGACGTCGAGACGCTGTTCCTGCTCGAACCGTCGCTGACCGAGAACGCGCCCGACGAGGGTGAGGACGAGCGCGCCAGCGAAGCGATCGACGCTGTCGCGAACGCCATCGACGCCGATGTCGTCGTCAACACCTACTGGGGTGCCCTGGAGGAGAAGGTCCACGCACACCTGCTCGATGCCGACATCGACGCCGTGGGCTACGACTTCGTCGCCAACAAAGAGGAGAACCTCTACAACATCAACGAGTACGGCACGAAAGACGAGATCGCACTCGGTCTCGTCGACGGCCAGAACACGCTCGTCGAGGAGCCCGAGACGATCCGCGAGCGCGTCCAGTGGGTCGACGACCAGACGCCAAGTGCCGAATTCGAGAAAGCGTATCTCACGACGAACACGGAGCTGTTCTATTTGCCCGTGAACAAGTTCGAGGCCAAACTCGAAGCGCTTGCGGCCGCCGCAACCACGGAGGTGGAAGCATGA
- a CDS encoding methionine synthase produces the protein MTNENRDQFKPEDHPNDHFIMTSVVGSYPKPKWLNRMNDLYEQDDGPVDEEDLQEAEDDAARLITNEHERAGLDTVVDGEMRRNEMVEFFADRIEGYEFNGPVKVWGHNTFDKPSVASEVEYDESWLVDEYKFTASVTDRPVKVPITGPYTLASWSFNEAYEDEEALAYDLAELVNEEIEKLVDAGARYIQIDEPALATTPDDHQIVGDCLERIVADIPEDVRIGLHVCYGDYFRIYPDILEFPVDEFDLELANGDYEQLDVFKDPEFTKDLALGVTDVHVAEVESVEEIKENIKKGLEVVPPERLVVSPDCGVKLLPREVAYGKMENMVLAAREVEAELDAGEIEIDAPTPADD, from the coding sequence ATGACAAACGAGAACAGAGACCAGTTCAAACCGGAGGACCACCCGAACGATCACTTCATCATGACATCCGTCGTCGGGAGCTACCCGAAGCCCAAGTGGCTCAACCGGATGAATGACCTCTACGAGCAAGACGACGGTCCAGTCGACGAGGAGGACCTGCAGGAGGCCGAAGACGACGCCGCGCGCCTGATCACGAACGAACACGAACGCGCCGGACTCGACACCGTCGTCGACGGCGAGATGCGGCGCAACGAGATGGTCGAGTTCTTCGCCGACCGGATCGAGGGGTACGAGTTCAACGGCCCTGTGAAGGTCTGGGGACACAACACCTTCGACAAGCCAAGCGTCGCCAGCGAGGTCGAGTACGACGAGTCCTGGCTGGTCGACGAGTACAAATTCACTGCCAGCGTCACCGACAGGCCCGTCAAGGTGCCGATCACCGGCCCCTACACCCTCGCCTCGTGGTCGTTCAACGAGGCCTACGAGGACGAGGAAGCACTCGCCTACGACCTCGCCGAACTCGTCAACGAGGAGATCGAAAAGCTCGTCGACGCCGGTGCCCGGTACATCCAGATCGACGAGCCCGCGCTCGCGACGACGCCCGATGACCACCAGATCGTCGGCGACTGTCTCGAACGCATCGTCGCCGACATTCCCGAGGACGTCCGAATCGGCCTGCACGTCTGTTACGGCGACTACTTCCGGATCTACCCCGACATCCTCGAGTTCCCCGTCGACGAGTTCGATCTCGAACTCGCCAACGGCGACTACGAACAGCTCGACGTGTTCAAAGACCCCGAGTTCACGAAGGACCTCGCGCTGGGCGTCACCGACGTTCACGTCGCGGAAGTAGAGAGCGTCGAGGAGATCAAGGAGAATATCAAAAAGGGCCTGGAGGTCGTCCCGCCGGAGCGACTCGTCGTCAGCCCGGACTGTGGGGTCAAACTCCTTCCGCGAGAGGTCGCCTACGGCAAGATGGAGAACATGGTCTTGGCGGCTCGTGAAGTCGAAGCCGAACTCGATGCGGGCGAGATTGAGATAGACGCCCCGACGCCGGCCGACGACTGA
- a CDS encoding histidine kinase N-terminal 7TM domain-containing protein yields the protein MSLSQTTLTVTLIPAIGICLAMAIYGWRKRPVPGASSFSAFMFGGGLWAVAVLGIRTTPGPTTELFWSLFQYFGIVLLPPAWLVFALDYTSRDRWITPSTIAILSVLPVGTLVALWTNDLHRLFYDPTTTETVASASIAGMPYGPLFYAMVTWAYLFILVGSAMLVHLLITAPKRYRVRIVAVLVAIAAPLVSNLLYLVGVLSLPVDPAPYAFAVSGLVFGWALFGHELFDVPPVAPKVAHTIVFDQTDNGVLILDAGGYVVDHNDAATELLDLPSDPDGKRLEDVIPSFAEQLSKRDGETVTDELSLSTEPRRYLKVTSTPIRRRSDRKIGTLLTMDDITDQRLREQRLDVLQRVLRHNVRQETNKILGYTEFLEDEVDGDEKSEHADAINRAAHSLIEWSTKARSIDRTLGPDADEKRVFEVESTIDAILEDATRTHPGAEIDADVPTSETIRCHTSIEKALYEIIDNAIRHNDSDEPSVTVSAEVEDEWVTISISDDGSGLPAMERDVLDRGRETPLEHGSGLGLWLVNWSVTASGGSVSIDTDEGTTVRIRVPRANVGAETAESKIA from the coding sequence GTGAGCCTCTCACAGACAACACTGACAGTGACGTTGATTCCGGCCATCGGTATCTGTCTGGCCATGGCCATCTACGGCTGGCGAAAGCGGCCGGTTCCGGGGGCGTCCTCGTTCAGTGCATTCATGTTCGGTGGTGGACTCTGGGCAGTCGCAGTCCTCGGTATTCGGACGACTCCGGGCCCGACAACTGAACTGTTCTGGTCCCTGTTCCAGTATTTCGGTATCGTGTTGCTCCCTCCGGCGTGGCTCGTGTTTGCACTGGATTACACCTCACGAGACCGGTGGATCACGCCCTCGACGATCGCCATCCTCTCGGTGTTGCCAGTCGGGACGCTGGTCGCTCTCTGGACGAACGATCTCCACCGGCTGTTTTACGATCCAACGACCACCGAGACTGTCGCATCGGCCTCGATTGCAGGCATGCCGTACGGGCCACTGTTCTACGCAATGGTCACGTGGGCGTATCTGTTCATTCTGGTCGGCTCCGCGATGCTCGTCCATCTCCTGATTACGGCTCCGAAGCGCTACCGGGTCCGTATTGTGGCCGTTCTGGTTGCAATCGCCGCTCCACTGGTCTCCAACCTCCTCTATCTGGTCGGCGTGCTCTCGCTGCCGGTCGATCCCGCTCCGTACGCGTTTGCCGTCTCCGGGCTGGTGTTTGGCTGGGCGCTGTTCGGTCACGAACTGTTCGATGTCCCACCGGTCGCACCGAAGGTCGCCCATACGATCGTCTTCGATCAGACCGACAACGGCGTGCTGATTCTCGATGCTGGTGGGTACGTGGTTGACCACAACGATGCGGCGACGGAGTTGCTGGACCTGCCGAGTGATCCCGACGGCAAGCGCCTCGAGGACGTTATTCCGTCGTTCGCAGAGCAGCTATCGAAGCGAGATGGTGAGACGGTGACTGACGAACTGTCGCTATCGACGGAGCCGCGTCGCTATCTCAAAGTGACATCGACGCCGATCCGTCGCCGCTCGGACCGGAAGATCGGGACGTTGCTCACTATGGACGACATCACGGACCAGCGCCTTCGCGAGCAGCGACTCGACGTCCTCCAGCGCGTGCTTCGGCACAATGTGCGACAGGAGACGAACAAGATACTCGGCTACACGGAGTTCCTCGAAGACGAGGTCGATGGGGACGAAAAGAGTGAGCACGCCGATGCGATCAACCGTGCGGCACACAGCCTGATCGAATGGAGTACGAAGGCCCGGTCGATCGATCGTACGCTCGGTCCGGACGCCGACGAGAAGCGGGTGTTCGAAGTCGAGTCGACGATCGATGCGATCCTTGAAGACGCAACACGGACTCATCCCGGGGCAGAGATCGACGCCGACGTTCCCACCAGCGAAACTATCCGCTGTCATACCTCGATCGAGAAGGCGCTGTACGAGATCATCGACAACGCTATCAGACACAACGACAGCGACGAGCCGTCCGTCACAGTGAGTGCCGAGGTCGAGGACGAGTGGGTGACGATCAGCATCTCTGACGACGGGTCAGGACTTCCAGCAATGGAGCGCGACGTCCTCGATCGCGGTCGAGAGACGCCGCTCGAACACGGGAGCGGTCTGGGGCTCTGGCTCGTCAACTGGTCAGTAACAGCCTCGGGCGGCTCGGTCTCGATAGATACGGACGAGGGAACGACCGTTCGGATCAGAGTTCCGCGGGCAAACGTGGGCGCAGAAACGGCCGAGAGCAAAATCGCGTGA
- a CDS encoding DHH family phosphoesterase: MSAGVTISSMADYAILGCGSVGHVVAEELVEQDKDVLIIDRDEGRVEALRDQDLNAQTADIRDVDVTDTIADREVVMILSSDVEANKAAVENIRGQNGDQFTIARASDPVSADELDELGADVVINPSAVIADFALRSLESGELEYKARQLAEVISETNDRMAVLTHDNPDPDSIASATALQAVAEHHGVDADIFYLGDIGHQENRAFVNLLGIELNDWHERDHDVEYDTIALVDHARAAESETSWDPDIIIDHTESDAEYEPTFADIRPNMSSTSTILTKYIQEFDMNVGEAVATALLYGIRAETLDFKRDTNPADLTAAAYLYPFANHDTLEQVESPSMSPETLDVLAEAITNREVQGSHLVSNAGFIRDREALAQAAQHLLNLEGITTTGVFGLADDKIYLAARSKDIRMNIGKVLQDAYGEIGEAAGHSTQASAEIPLGIFTGIETNEDNRDTLLQLTEEAVKTKLFDAMGVESGDGNGN; this comes from the coding sequence ATGAGCGCCGGGGTCACGATATCGTCGATGGCGGACTACGCTATTCTGGGCTGTGGGAGTGTCGGTCACGTCGTCGCGGAGGAACTGGTCGAACAGGACAAGGACGTCCTGATTATCGACCGGGATGAGGGACGCGTCGAGGCACTGCGCGATCAGGATCTGAACGCCCAGACCGCAGATATTCGCGATGTCGATGTTACGGATACCATCGCGGATCGCGAGGTAGTGATGATCCTGTCCTCCGACGTCGAGGCGAACAAGGCGGCAGTCGAGAACATCCGCGGTCAGAACGGCGATCAGTTCACCATCGCCCGGGCAAGCGATCCCGTCTCGGCCGACGAACTGGACGAGCTGGGAGCCGACGTGGTGATCAACCCGTCTGCGGTGATCGCCGACTTTGCGCTTCGTTCGCTCGAATCTGGCGAGCTGGAGTACAAGGCACGCCAGCTAGCCGAAGTTATCTCGGAGACCAATGATCGGATGGCGGTTCTCACCCACGATAATCCCGATCCGGACTCCATCGCCAGCGCCACGGCGCTGCAGGCGGTCGCCGAACATCACGGTGTCGACGCCGACATCTTCTATCTCGGGGACATCGGTCATCAGGAGAACCGTGCATTCGTTAATCTGCTCGGGATCGAGCTCAACGACTGGCACGAGCGCGACCACGACGTCGAGTACGATACGATCGCGCTGGTCGATCACGCCCGGGCAGCCGAATCCGAGACCTCGTGGGATCCGGATATCATCATCGATCATACGGAGTCCGACGCCGAGTACGAACCGACGTTTGCCGACATCCGGCCGAACATGTCCTCGACCTCGACGATCCTGACGAAGTACATCCAGGAGTTCGACATGAACGTCGGTGAGGCGGTCGCGACAGCGTTGCTGTACGGCATCCGCGCCGAGACGCTCGATTTCAAACGGGATACGAACCCTGCGGACCTCACTGCGGCGGCGTATCTGTACCCCTTTGCCAACCACGATACGCTCGAACAGGTCGAGTCGCCGTCGATGTCGCCCGAGACGCTGGACGTCCTCGCGGAGGCCATCACGAACAGGGAGGTACAGGGGAGCCATCTCGTCTCGAACGCCGGGTTTATTCGGGATCGTGAGGCGCTCGCACAGGCAGCCCAGCATCTCCTCAATCTGGAGGGGATCACGACAACCGGCGTCTTCGGGCTGGCCGACGACAAAATCTACCTCGCGGCACGCTCGAAGGATATCCGGATGAACATCGGGAAAGTGCTCCAGGACGCCTATGGCGAGATCGGGGAGGCCGCTGGCCACTCGACGCAGGCCAGTGCGGAGATCCCACTGGGTATCTTCACCGGAATCGAGACCAACGAGGATAATCGAGACACGCTGCTCCAGTTGACCGAGGAAGCGGTAAAGACCAAGCTGTTCGACGCGATGGGCGTCGAGAGCGGTGACGGAAACGGTAACTGA
- a CDS encoding DUF357 domain-containing protein, whose translation MPADLAEKTDRYEGLLAEALEAAEVSPPAETPMGDAAAECLEMAESYLEDGRHFRADDDLVNALAAFSYGHAWLDAGARVGLFDVPTDGHLFTV comes from the coding sequence ATGCCCGCCGATCTCGCCGAAAAGACGGACCGCTACGAGGGACTGCTCGCGGAGGCACTCGAGGCTGCAGAGGTTTCGCCGCCCGCCGAGACGCCGATGGGCGACGCTGCTGCGGAGTGTCTGGAGATGGCCGAATCGTATCTGGAGGACGGCCGGCACTTTCGGGCGGATGACGACCTCGTGAACGCCCTTGCGGCCTTCTCGTACGGTCATGCGTGGCTGGACGCTGGCGCGAGAGTGGGACTGTTCGACGTGCCGACCGATGGGCACCTGTTCACGGTTTGA
- a CDS encoding NAD(P)/FAD-dependent oxidoreductase, which produces MSDQPSAEDEFVEHRKLLIAGTGIAGLTAAIYAGRSNNDPLVIEGDEPGGQLTLTTDVANYPGFPEGISGPDLINRMKEQARKFGAETKNGIVESVDDSERPFRVEMRNGDVYTADAVIAASGASARTLGIPGEDELMGYGLSTCATCDGAFFRDEDMIVVGGGDAAMEEANFLTKFADTVYIVHRREEFRAEDYWIDRVQEKADTGDIEIVRNTEVTELHGTPEDGVESVTMVTHPEGHPTDKLDDPDTEEYEQEIGAVFYAIGHTPNTEYLADTDVVTDEEGYISTAGGFDGGQTATDVPGIFGAGDVVDYHYQQAITAGGMGCKAAIDADEYLEEHATEHAPAEAVADD; this is translated from the coding sequence ATGAGTGATCAGCCGAGCGCCGAGGACGAGTTCGTCGAACACAGAAAATTACTCATCGCTGGAACCGGGATCGCGGGCCTGACGGCCGCGATCTATGCCGGGCGATCGAACAACGATCCGCTCGTGATCGAGGGCGACGAACCCGGCGGCCAGCTCACTCTCACTACGGATGTAGCGAACTACCCCGGGTTCCCCGAGGGGATCAGCGGCCCGGACCTGATCAACCGCATGAAAGAGCAGGCCCGGAAGTTCGGCGCGGAGACGAAAAACGGCATCGTCGAGTCGGTCGACGACTCAGAGCGCCCGTTCCGCGTCGAGATGCGTAACGGCGACGTCTACACCGCCGATGCCGTGATCGCTGCCAGCGGTGCGAGCGCCCGAACGCTCGGGATTCCCGGCGAGGACGAGCTAATGGGCTATGGACTCTCGACCTGTGCGACCTGTGATGGTGCCTTCTTCCGCGACGAGGACATGATCGTCGTCGGGGGCGGCGACGCCGCGATGGAGGAAGCCAACTTCCTGACGAAGTTCGCCGATACGGTCTACATCGTCCACCGACGCGAGGAGTTCCGCGCGGAGGACTACTGGATCGATCGCGTTCAGGAGAAAGCCGACACGGGCGACATCGAGATCGTCCGCAACACAGAGGTCACCGAGCTGCACGGAACGCCCGAGGACGGCGTCGAGTCGGTGACGATGGTCACGCACCCGGAGGGCCATCCCACCGACAAGCTCGACGATCCGGACACCGAGGAGTACGAACAGGAGATCGGCGCGGTCTTTTATGCCATCGGCCACACGCCGAACACCGAGTACCTCGCCGACACGGACGTCGTCACCGACGAGGAGGGGTATATCAGTACTGCTGGCGGCTTCGACGGCGGCCAGACGGCAACGGACGTCCCCGGCATCTTCGGTGCGGGCGACGTCGTCGACTACCACTACCAGCAGGCGATCACGGCGGGCGGGATGGGCTGTAAGGCAGCCATCGACGCCGACGAGTATCTCGAGGAGCACGCCACCGAGCACGCGCCTGCGGAAGCCGTCGCGGACGACTGA
- a CDS encoding DUF7545 family protein, translated as MANETVTVTVEADDESVDEFEVPAALLDLLSEGEEPAATVVSDMAMISLAQRIHGAVHHAQGEPDDEIQAIEEQTMELFEARFGATFAELTGHDH; from the coding sequence ATGGCAAACGAAACGGTCACTGTGACGGTCGAGGCAGACGACGAATCGGTCGACGAGTTCGAGGTCCCCGCAGCGCTGCTCGATCTCCTCTCGGAGGGCGAGGAGCCGGCGGCGACAGTCGTCTCCGATATGGCGATGATCAGCCTGGCACAGCGGATCCACGGCGCGGTCCACCACGCACAGGGCGAACCGGACGACGAGATTCAGGCCATCGAGGAGCAGACGATGGAGCTCTTCGAGGCGCGCTTCGGCGCGACGTTCGCCGAGCTGACTGGGCACGACCACTGA
- a CDS encoding amino acid permease: MPEDAFGADVGLLGALTIGVGTMIGAGIFVLPSVAAEAAGGQLVLVFALGGAIALLNALVVSELGSGIPASGGAYYWIDRTLGPLAGTVAGISDWIGLVAASAFYVLGFGTYFGYLVALPEVGLLVVTLSPEQFGAMLAAGVVVLLHYLGARELGGVQTAVVGGLVGVLTLFVLVGLFSSGAQPPGETPTTPGQGGELFGATALIFVSYLGYAKVATVGAELRSPERTLPRAVIGSVVFVTVLYVGIASVVSGVLPVEPATTDPAMITAADGLLGTTGVLVVAVTGLVATATSANLSILSTVRISFTMGRDRLVVDWLNNLHRRFATPYRSLQVTGLLVIVAVLVGDLVTLALIAVGLHLVVYGLTTVSLFVLRLTDPDEYEPPFTVPLYPLVPAAALALTGALFLALPGMVQLFAALVVFGAGLWYALYGRRHVDREGILSEYLLGRAAELPDPAVAAARAARPEQAEYRVMVPLSNPNTAEQLTTVAAGIAAERNGTVVATHVIEVPDQLPLDRAPEYLRMADPEPITDDLVETARETAAGFDVEVESRVVYSHQALEEVFDAARRWNVDAVVMGWWGREPAVGGRTESSLDELAHNLPCDVFVLRDRDFDPARIVIPTAGTPNDDLCATVATRFAETFDSEITLLHVVGGESARGGGERFLEDWAERMDLDDARLEVVVSPDLEAAIGAAADEHTLLLIGASERGLLSRLVRRSLIYDVVERVDSSVLLAETKQDRSLLDRLIGR, from the coding sequence ATGCCAGAGGACGCCTTCGGAGCGGATGTCGGTTTGCTCGGCGCGCTGACGATCGGTGTCGGGACGATGATCGGTGCCGGGATCTTCGTGTTGCCGTCGGTCGCCGCGGAGGCGGCCGGCGGCCAGCTCGTCCTCGTGTTCGCGCTCGGCGGCGCGATAGCGCTGTTGAACGCGCTGGTCGTGAGCGAACTCGGCTCGGGGATCCCGGCTTCGGGCGGCGCGTACTACTGGATCGATCGGACGCTTGGTCCACTCGCCGGTACAGTCGCGGGCATCAGTGACTGGATCGGCCTCGTCGCCGCGTCGGCCTTCTACGTGCTCGGCTTCGGAACCTACTTCGGCTATCTCGTGGCACTCCCGGAGGTCGGGTTGCTGGTCGTCACGCTTTCGCCCGAGCAGTTCGGCGCGATGCTCGCGGCTGGCGTGGTCGTCCTGTTGCACTACCTCGGCGCGCGCGAGCTGGGTGGCGTCCAGACGGCCGTGGTCGGCGGGCTGGTCGGCGTGCTCACGCTGTTCGTCCTCGTGGGGCTGTTCAGCTCGGGTGCACAGCCACCGGGCGAGACGCCGACGACGCCCGGCCAGGGCGGCGAGCTGTTCGGCGCGACCGCGCTGATCTTCGTCTCCTATCTTGGCTACGCGAAAGTCGCCACGGTGGGCGCGGAGCTTCGCTCGCCCGAGCGGACGCTCCCCCGTGCCGTGATCGGAAGCGTGGTCTTCGTGACGGTGCTGTATGTCGGTATCGCGTCGGTCGTCTCTGGTGTGTTGCCAGTCGAGCCGGCGACGACTGACCCCGCGATGATCACCGCCGCGGACGGGCTCCTCGGGACGACCGGGGTCCTCGTCGTTGCGGTCACGGGGCTGGTCGCGACCGCAACCAGCGCCAACCTCTCGATCCTCTCGACTGTCCGCATCAGCTTCACGATGGGACGTGACCGGCTTGTCGTCGACTGGCTCAATAACCTTCATAGACGGTTTGCGACGCCGTACCGGTCCCTGCAGGTCACCGGACTGCTGGTCATCGTCGCCGTGCTGGTCGGCGACCTCGTTACGCTCGCGCTGATCGCCGTCGGGCTCCACCTCGTCGTCTACGGACTGACGACCGTCTCGTTGTTCGTGCTCCGGCTCACCGACCCCGACGAGTACGAACCGCCCTTCACTGTCCCGCTGTACCCCCTTGTTCCGGCCGCGGCGCTCGCGCTGACCGGTGCGCTCTTTCTCGCACTCCCCGGAATGGTACAGCTGTTCGCCGCACTCGTCGTGTTCGGGGCTGGTCTGTGGTATGCTCTCTACGGCCGCCGCCACGTCGACAGGGAGGGAATCCTGAGCGAGTACCTGCTCGGCCGGGCGGCGGAGCTTCCTGATCCTGCCGTGGCCGCGGCGCGGGCAGCCCGTCCCGAGCAGGCGGAGTACCGCGTGATGGTGCCGCTCTCGAACCCGAACACCGCAGAGCAGTTGACTACAGTCGCAGCCGGGATCGCGGCCGAGCGCAACGGGACGGTCGTCGCGACACACGTCATCGAGGTGCCCGATCAGCTCCCGCTCGATCGCGCCCCCGAATACCTGCGGATGGCCGATCCGGAGCCGATCACCGACGATCTGGTCGAGACGGCCCGCGAAACGGCCGCCGGATTCGACGTCGAGGTCGAATCGCGCGTCGTCTACTCGCATCAGGCGCTCGAAGAAGTGTTCGATGCGGCGCGCCGCTGGAACGTCGACGCCGTCGTGATGGGCTGGTGGGGCCGCGAGCCGGCGGTTGGCGGCCGCACGGAAAGCAGTCTCGACGAACTCGCGCACAACCTGCCGTGTGACGTCTTCGTGCTCCGCGACCGCGACTTCGATCCCGCGCGGATCGTGATCCCGACCGCGGGAACGCCAAACGACGACCTCTGTGCGACCGTTGCGACCCGTTTTGCGGAGACCTTCGACAGCGAGATCACGCTCTTGCACGTCGTCGGCGGGGAAAGCGCCCGCGGCGGGGGCGAGCGATTCCTCGAAGACTGGGCCGAGCGGATGGACCTCGACGACGCCAGGCTCGAAGTCGTCGTCTCGCCGGATCTCGAGGCAGCCATCGGGGCGGCGGCGGACGAACACACGCTGCTCCTGATCGGGGCGTCCGAACGGGGGCTGCTCTCGCGGCTCGTCCGCCGATCGCTGATCTACGACGTCGTCGAGCGCGTCGACAGTTCGGTCCTGCTCGCCGAGACGAAACAGGATCGGTCGCTACTCGACAGACTGATCGGGCGGTGA
- a CDS encoding TIGR00341 family protein, protein MRLIQTLVPEGKRDVVIGVLNDAEIDYAMTRETSEQGYSDVLYIPTDSDDVEGILDQLRDVGVEREGYMVVSDVETIVSERFEEQSESDELTDDERISREELSTKAHNLSRSTTNYIVFTIVSAIVATAGLLEDSAAVVVGSMVIAPLIGPAMASCVGTVINDDDLFWEGIRSQALGIGVAVLSATLFALSYRLLLAPEVDLLLIQQVAERVHPGLLALAVALGAGVAGALSLTSGADEALVGVMIAVALMPPAASVGLGIAYADPVIAGGAGILVLVNLLSINAAGIVTIWAKRYRPTHWFDERRARRATLERFAAFVVVILLLTSFLATSSFDARDNMTFEQTVENEIEATVDGNVLDIEFDYRADLLTQSQTGVTVYVDTQQRGMAEEIRDRIEAETGEQLAVTVVYEDVEHSAESSPPDQSVE, encoded by the coding sequence GTGCGCCTGATCCAGACCCTCGTCCCGGAGGGAAAACGCGATGTCGTTATCGGCGTTCTGAACGACGCCGAGATCGACTACGCGATGACCAGGGAGACGTCCGAGCAGGGGTACAGCGACGTCCTCTACATCCCGACCGACTCGGACGACGTGGAGGGGATACTTGATCAGCTCCGCGACGTCGGGGTCGAGCGTGAGGGGTACATGGTAGTCAGCGACGTCGAGACGATCGTCTCCGAGCGGTTCGAGGAGCAAAGCGAGAGCGACGAGCTCACGGACGACGAACGGATCTCTCGGGAGGAGCTATCGACGAAAGCCCACAACCTCTCGCGGTCGACGACGAACTACATCGTCTTTACGATCGTCAGTGCGATCGTCGCTACCGCGGGATTGCTCGAAGACAGCGCCGCGGTCGTCGTCGGATCGATGGTGATCGCGCCCCTGATCGGTCCGGCGATGGCCTCGTGTGTGGGGACGGTGATCAACGACGACGACCTCTTCTGGGAAGGGATCCGCTCGCAGGCGCTCGGGATCGGCGTGGCAGTCCTCAGTGCGACGCTGTTTGCGCTTTCCTATCGCCTGTTGCTCGCGCCCGAAGTCGATCTGCTCTTGATCCAGCAGGTCGCGGAACGGGTCCATCCCGGCCTGCTGGCGCTTGCGGTCGCACTCGGCGCTGGCGTCGCAGGCGCGCTCTCACTGACATCGGGGGCCGACGAAGCGCTGGTCGGTGTCATGATCGCCGTGGCGTTGATGCCACCGGCCGCGAGCGTCGGCCTCGGGATCGCATACGCCGATCCGGTGATCGCGGGCGGCGCGGGGATCCTCGTGCTGGTCAACCTGCTGTCGATCAACGCGGCCGGTATCGTGACGATCTGGGCCAAGCGGTATCGGCCGACACACTGGTTCGACGAGCGGCGGGCGAGACGGGCGACCCTGGAGCGGTTCGCGGCCTTCGTCGTCGTCATTCTGCTTTTGACCTCGTTTCTGGCGACGAGTTCGTTCGACGCGCGGGACAACATGACGTTCGAGCAAACGGTCGAGAACGAGATCGAGGCGACGGTTGACGGGAACGTACTGGATATCGAGTTCGACTACCGGGCGGACCTGTTGACACAGTCCCAGACCGGCGTCACGGTGTACGTCGATACCCAGCAACGCGGGATGGCCGAGGAGATACGTGATCGGATCGAGGCCGAGACGGGCGAGCAACTGGCCGTGACGGTCGTCTACGAGGATGTCGAACACAGCGCGGAGTCGTCACCGCCCGATCAGTCTGTCGAGTAG